The sequence ataaatcatttaagtgaagtaatttctttaaaagaTTTGAGAAATAGATACGAACAAGTTTTTCAAAGCTATATTTCTCAATTAGGAGGTGATTTTTTTGgttacaataataaaaatgtactAAATCAAGATAAACATAGCATTTTTAATACACCTGAATTTACCCCAAAACTTACAAACTACTCTGATAGAGAATCTAAGGGAGCCAGCGAAGAAGGTTCAGATTTATCTAGagtaaataatgaagaaaatttaaataaaatatcagAAACATATTCATATGAAAGTTTTTCTTCTAGCTATAGTGATGTATCAGATCAAATCGAAGAAACCTTTGAAAATGAAACCATGACTAGAGAAAAAGCACTTGatattttaataagaaaTGCTATTTTAGTCATGGAAGGAGAATGCAATGAAGAGtcaccaaaaaaaaatgatggaATGTGTATGAGATTTGGAGGTAAAGttcaaaaaaattcttttacaACTCTTTGTGGTTTATCAGAGTGCGGTGTAGAAAGTAATAGCGGTTTCTTAAGAAAAGCAGGTGGACAAAGTGGTattgatttttttaataacaaaaaatcaATGGATGAACTAgtgaagaatatatataaattattagagAATACTTTTGGTATAAATATGATGGAAAATCCATTAGTAATGAGTAATTTAACTCCAGAAAATTtaagattaaaaaatgaacaaataaataaagaaggACAAGCAAGCGAAAGCTCTCTAGATAGTAAAATTCAAAAAGATACCAATACTACTATCCCCcaaagaaatgaaaattaaaaagtagAAAGTATTCTATGAAgcatataattattatgtattattcttatattaatgaataattatattttaattaataactACCAAAaaactataataaaaaaaaaaaaaaaaaatgaagtagctgagataattatattataatttatataataaggattattattatatgtattaCTACTAAGTATGATGATTGTATTtctaaattaattattttttaaaatttaaaaaacattGAGTTTTTTATTAGGAGtttcatatataaatttttaagaaatatgtttgatttttaagttatttttttaatgtttttttttagctcaaaatttcttttttaaatgtatatttatattaatttttttttatagtataCCAGTATAACAACTGAGTATTAAATTACAAAGTACAttaagtaatatatataggagaaaaagataatgtatattatttttattacaggaaatatattatttaatccGAGTGAAAtacacttatttttttttaaatttcttattcatatttatattattatgtaGTATTAATAATGTAAtggtatatatttttattaaagtacAAACtgtactaaaaaaaaaagacttaaaataaaaataaaaaaaatagaaatataaatgaaaataacattttcttttactaTAATACTTATTTCAAAAATCAAAATTAGCTTGAACtataaatttctttataaGAGTGAATATAggttttttctaataaagaataaatagaaaaaaagttCTTTTCTATTGAAAGTtctaatctttttttataactagagatgatttaatttaaagttttttcttttatttaatactttTTCAATGTTCATTTAtgccttttatttttttatttatttttttttttttcactttaaaaattctttaattttttcaaacatatataacaaattaaaaaagttgtacttcttttaatataaattcatATAATAGTACATATTGCATATGCAttgttataataatttatgagCTAACTgaggtaaaaaaaaataatcggAATGAttgataaattaattttttcggAAACATATAATTCatgatttataaaaattagaaCATTAGTAAAACTTTATACATAtaagttttttaaaaaggaaaaaaaataaataacaatCTTAAagttaataattataacatCTCACAAATTATCTAATTAAGAGCTTGgaacttaaaaaataatttatattaccatattataattattttgaatatatatatatataaaaaaaatataaccaATAATTATGgggaataaatattttaactgCATACATTAAAAttgattttaaaattttcaattttacaGAAATGTAtgcaataaaaattttcatcataAATTTACTCACtgaaaaaaaggataaaaaaataaaaaaataagtaatactcttaaaatttaaaatacatataaaaggaaaaaaatttttaaaaaaataaaaaaaataaaattattactttttagCATACTAAAGTTTTACATacatttacaattttttttatgagaCGTATAGATAATACGAACACgttttttattaaaggaaatgcatttaataaataagtgtaaacaaaaatttttaattattttaaaataattaattttgtatcattaaaaataataaaaaaataaaaaataaataaaaaataaattaactaaaatgaaaataaaagttaaaataacattaacaaaataaaatatctttttttgtttttttgtttcatggtagtaaaaaaaaaaaaatataaaactggaagaaaattttactttaatacaaaaaaagaaaaaaaaaatagagaaaacaaaattacaaattattgggtatattatttataatctGCATAaatattagataaaaaaaaaaatagtactaaataaatataaaaataaagaaaataatggaAAAGGacaataaagaagaaaattatgAACTGAATAAATATAGTTAtccaaatttttatttggctgatttattttacaaattaCAGTTATCAAATATATCAATAAATGAAAGAAATGAAGCATTACAAAAATTGTTagatgaaatagaaaaaaataatatgtatCCATACTATAGTTATATTTGCGAAGAATTGAATCTAAATATGGATAaggatttatataaaaaattaaaagataaagCTGATGaagaaatgaataaaatagaaaaaaaaatattagagtCTGAAGAGAATTTTGATTCTGTTGATACAAAAAATGATCTTCTAATAAaagcaaattttttttgtaaaattggAGATAAGGTAGTAAATCTGTTATTTTATagttattactttttttttaaataaaaaaataataataataaaatggcATTCATTTACATATATGTGATATCAAAGAATATaacttaatatatatatattaatgtaTTATACTATAATGAACATATGTTCTATCTTTATAATTCTATAGTATAATCTCTTATGTGTCTATTGTGATACTTAAAAAATagttaatattaaaatgtaaatttttttttttatattttttttttttattttttattgaaagGAAAATTCAATTAAAGAATATGAAGAAgcatataaaaaaggaatagGTATTGGAGTTAAATTAGATATTTTACTTACCATAATAAGaattagtattttttttaatgatatgAAAAATACTAAGAAATATTTAGAACAAGCTAAAACACAAATGGAAAAAGGTGGTGATTgggaaagaaaaaataaattaaaaatctATGAAgctttaaattatattatgat comes from Plasmodium relictum strain SGS1 genome assembly, chromosome: 9 and encodes:
- the PV1 gene encoding parasitophorous vacuolar protein 1, putative, whose product is MIRIVVALFFFAYTYAFNITDGPLNQEKLFKAVLEVKNTRHQNFVDMMNNESSSNEEERTFENELKKNGYVCLFSKFDIVFKNSSRSFNELLDNGNEDILKEAANDFKIKLIQVINHLSEVISLKDLRNRYEQVFQSYISQLGGDFFGYNNKNVLNQDKHSIFNTPEFTPKLTNYSDRESKGASEEGSDLSRVNNEENLNKISETYSYESFSSSYSDVSDQIEETFENETMTREKALDILIRNAILVMEGECNEESPKKNDGMCMRFGGKVQKNSFTTLCGLSECGVESNSGFLRKAGGQSGIDFFNNKKSMDELVKNIYKLLENTFGINMMENPLVMSNLTPENLRLKNEQINKEGQASESSLDSKIQKDTNTTIPQRNEN